The Flavobacterium commune genome contains the following window.
TTATTTTTATGCAATGGATTTTTGGGGTAATGTACCATTAGTTACTGTGGCAAGAATAGATCCTAATAATTTGCCTGGTACTACTCCCAGAGCGGAAATATTTAATTTTGTTGAGACAGAAATGTTAGCCGCTATAGAAGATTTACCTTCAATAACAACTGTAAACAAAGCAAGTTATTATCCAAGGTTTACAAAAGAAGCTATTTATGGCGCTTTGGCAACCATGTATTTGAATGCTCAGGTATATACAGGAACTCCTAAATGGACTGAAGCTGTTGCCATGTGTGATAAAATTATCAGCACAAATAAATATTCAATGGAAGCAGCTGTAGTAGATAATTTCAAATCGACTAAAGAGCAGAATTCAACAGAGATAATTTCTTCTTTTTCTATTGCGCCAGCACAGAATGCAGGAAACAATCAATTTATTTTATATACTCAAAACGCATTAGATAAATTAAAATATAATTTGCCTTTTACACCGGCCAATGGTTACAGTACCTATCAGGAAGCTCTTGACAGATATGAAAATCAGGATGTCCGTAAGTCATTGATTGAATATGGACCACAATATTATTTAGATGGTGTTACACCTTTAAGATATCCAAACGGAACACAATTAAATATAATTGCTGTACAGAGTTTAATCAGCGCAGAGGATAATGAAGGTTACAAGGTGTTAAAATATACTCCTATAGGAACATCATGGTCTGGTTTTAATGCTGATAATGACTTGGTTTTAATACGTTATGCTGATATTTTATTGATAAAAGCCGAAGCCTTGTTTAGAGGAGGTACTACAACAATCACTGATACACCATTAAATTTAGTAAATACCGTAAGAGGTAGAAGTAATGCGTCTCTTTTATCAAGCTTGACTTTGAAAAATATTGAAGACGAAAGAGCTAGAGAATTGATTTGGGAAGGTCACCGTAGAAGAGATATGATTCGTTTTGGGACTTATTTTACAGGAACCTGGGCATTCAAAACAACGCAAACGGATACTTTTAGAGGTATATATCCTATTCCTCAGGAGCAGCGAACTGCAAATCCAAAACTGGAACAGAATCCAGGTTACCCTTTGAATTAAGTAATAAATTTGGTTAATAAATAGTTGGTTAAACCCATGTGTTCCTAGATTATTCTAAAATACATGGGTTTTTTATCTTAATTTAATTTTGTGTGTAATGATGTCTTTTACCAATGTATCGATTAGATTTATTTTAATTTTTGTTTTAGTACTATCGTTGAACCATAGTTATGGTCAATCTTATACAGGAGTAACTGGAATTAGAGATTCTTCTTATTCTACTAAAAATGCTTATAAATATGATGTAAAAACGCATCCGTCTATCAAGATTGTTACTGAATTTAAGTTTTCTTCAGTTAAAGAAATACGAAATATTAGCTATTGCGAAATTGGGAAACGTAAATTGAATTTGGATGTCTTTTACAATACTGAAAAGGCAAATTCCAAACGAACAGCAATCATCATTATTCACGGTGGCGGTTGGCGAACGGGAATCAGGGAACAACATTATCCGATGGCGCAAAAGTTAGCCAGTTTGGGTTATGTGTGTTTTACACCAGAGTATCGTCTTTCTACCGAAGCACTTTTTCCGGCAGCTGTTTATGATATTAAAGCAGCGATTCGTTGGGTTCGGGAAAATGCCGCAGCTTATAATTTTGATGCCAATCGAATCGCTGTTTTAGGTTTTTCCGCTGGAGGCGAAATGGCGGCTTTTATGGGTACAACGGGAAATATGCCGTTATTTGAAGGAACTTCTTGTAATTTAAATGCAAAATCTCATGCAAATGCCGTGGTAGATATTGACGGAACCTTATCTTTTGTACATCCGGATGGGAGAGAAGGAGATGATAGCAAAGGAATTTCGGCTGGAACCTATTGGTTTGGCTATTCAAAAGCAGAAAACCCGAAATTATGGGAAGCAGCATCGCCGTTGAGTTATGTAAGTGCTCAAACGCCACCAACACTTTTTATCAATAGTGCTGTGCCTTGGATGCATGCGGGCCGGGAAGATTATATCAAAGTTTTGGATAAAAACGGAATCTATTCGGAAGTAAAAGAATTCGAAGGAGCTCCGCATTCATTTTGTTTGTATGAGCCTTGGTTTAGTCCAACAATTCAATATATAGACAATTTTTTAACTAAAGTTTTTAATAAATAATATTTCAATGCTATGAAGCAGTTTTTTCAAAATGTTTTTTGGATGGTCCTTTTTGTTTCTTTTTATGCAAAAGCACAACAAACCACAATTAAGATTCCAAAAGACACTTCTTTTACGGTAAAAAATGAATACAAAAAATACCTGAAAAACTTTCCACATATAAAACCCGCTAAAGATTCTTTGCCGGAAAATGTAAATGAAAGTAGGAACCTGATATATACCACACTAAAAGACACTCCTTTTGGAGACCGAGATTTACATCTTGATGTTTTTTCGCCAAAGAAAAAAGGAAAATATCCAGCCTTAATTATGGTTCATGGCGGAGGATGGAGAGCGGGAGATAAAGCATTGCAAGTACCGCTGGCTCAAAAATTGGCAGCCAAAGGAATTGTAACGGTTTCTGTGGAATACCAATTGTTGCAGGAAGCCAAATATCCGGCAGCTGTTTTTAATATAAAATCGGCAGTGCGATGGGTACGTGCCAATGCGGATAAATACGGAATTGATTCGGATAAAATAGCAATTTCAGGTTGTTCGGCAGGAGGACAATTGGCCTTATTAGTCGGACTTACAAATGGAGTTGAAGTCAAGGAAGGAAATCAGGGGAATTTAGGTTTTTCGAGTGATATACAAGCCATCGTAGATTTGGATGGAGTAGTGGATTTTATGGCACCTTTGTCTCTTAATCTAAAACGAGGTCCTGATTCACCAGATGTACAATGGTTAGGAGGCACTTTTTATGAAAAACCGGAAATTTGGAAAGATGCTTCTCCTATCTTTTGGGCTAATGAAAAATCTTGTCCCATCTTGTTTGTCAATAGTGGTTTTCCAAGATTTCACGCCGGTCAGGATGAGTTAATCGGGATGATGAAAGATTGGGGAATATATACCGAAGTTCATAAATTTGATATCCAGCTCCATACATTCTGGTTGTTTAATCCCTGGATTGATCCAACGGCGAATTATATCAATGATTTTTTAATTAAAGTTTTTAAATAAATGAATATGAAAATAAAATTTATAGTTCCAGCCGTTTGTGTAATAGCTAGTTTTATAATGGCTTTCGGTGTGAAAAAAAATCACGTAACGGTTTATTTAGTTGGCGATTCCACAATGGCGGATTATGCTAATAATTACGAGCCGGGCAAAGATTATATGAAAACAAGATATCCGGTTACAGGATGGGGACAGGTTTTTCAGCAATATTTAGTGAAAGATAGTTTGCGAAAAGTGAATAAATTAATCAAAACGGACAGTGCTTTTGTCGATGACCGAGCCAGAGGCGGTCGCAGTACACGAACATTTTTTCAGGAAGGAAGATGGCGGGCGGTGTATGAAAATCTTAAAAAAGATGATTTGGTTTTGATGCAATTTGGGCACAACGATGCTGCCGAAGACAGAGCCGAAAGATATGTTACCATTGAAGGTTATAAGGAATTTTTAAGATTATTTGTTGACCAAACCAGATCCAAAGGAGCAGTTCCAATTATCTTAACACCAGTGGCCAGAAATTATCCATGGAAAGAAGGGAAACTTCAAAATGTTCACGGATTGTACGATCAGGCTGCAAAAGATGTGGCAAATGAATTGCAGGTTTTGGTTATCGATTTGAACAAGAAATCAATGGATTTTTTCACTAAAAAAGGAGAGACTTTTTCGGCTGAAAATTATTTTATGAATTTCCCTGCCGGTAAATATGAAGCCTATCCAGAGGGACAAAAAGACAATACCCATTTTCAAACCAAAGGTGCTGTTGAGGTAGCCCGACTTGTTTTTGAAGGAATGAAAGAATTAAATGCAACTATTAAAAATTAATAAAAACTGTTTTCTATGAGAAATGTAATCCGACTAAAATACATTTTGTTTTTTTTATTTATTAGCCAATTCTTTTTTGCCCAAACAGCAAATCCTGAAAAATATAAATATCAATTTGTTGTTGCTAAAGACGGCAGTGGTGATTATAAATTCATTCAGGATGCAATCGATGCGATGCGAAAATTCCCTTTGGCTCCAATCACTTTATATATTAAAAATGGAGTTTATAACGAAAAAATAGATTTGTCTGCCAATAATACCGATGTGATTTTTATTGGTGAAAGTGTTGATAAAACCGTTATTACTTATAATGATTATTCAGGAAGAGGCAAAATGGGGACTTTTGATTCCTATACCGCTAAAATATCTGGAAACCGATTTAAGGCTGAAAATATAACTTTTGAAAATTCAGCAGGCAGGGTAGGGCAGGCAGTAGCCTTGTATGTTGATGCTGATAAAGCCGTTTTTAAAAATTGTAAATTTTTAGGAAATCAAGATACGATCTATCATGGCGGTGAATATTCCAGACAATTTTTTGTGGATTGTCATATAGAGGGAACAACCGATTTTATATTCGGTCCGGCAACGGCAGTTTTTAAAAATTGTACAATCCTTTGTAAAGCGAATTCTTATATCACAGCACCCAATACTCCAAAGGATAAAGAGTTTGGTTTTGTCTTTATGGATTGTAAAGTTAGTGTGACTAGCGAAGTTGATAAAATGTACCTTGGCCGACCTTGGAGAGCCTGGGCAAAATCAGTATTTATAAAATGTGAATTGCCTAAACAAATTGCTCCGCAAGCATGGGATAATTGGGGAAATGTTGAGAATGAAAAAACAGCTTTTTTTGCTGAATACGAATGTAGTGGTGAAGGTTTTAGACCAAAAGAAAGAGCGCCATGGACACATCAACTGAAAAAAGCAGAAGCCGAAAGATATACTTTGAAAACTATTTTGGGCAGTAATTCAAAATCTTCAGAAAAGGAATGGTATGAATTGTGATTTTTTAAAATAGATTGACAGGGTTAACAACAAATTTTTAAACCAGTGGATTATATTTCACTGGTTTTTTTGTAATAACTTCCATCGTATAAATATCAGGCTAATTTTTATTGAATTATTTTATGGTATTATAAAAAATACTAAAATATTTTTATCAAAAATAAAATAACAAACAACATGCAACCGATTGTGTAATTTTTATATATTTGTAAAGTTGAATTTATACTTAAGCTTTTGAGTCTGGCAAAAGAAGTTATAATTCAAAAGAAAAATAACAATCTGGTGATTAAAAAAAAACTTTAATTTGAAGGTTTTTTTCATCCCTTTTTTTAAGTGTTATTTAAACACATATATAAAGGGGCTGTTTGTTAAAATTGGAGTATTGGAGATAATTTAGGATTTTGTCAATTAATAGAATGAAAAACTTTTTTTTAATATACTTGGTTTTAGTGTTTTCATTGGGATATTCCCAAGAGAATAATAGACTGAAACTTTGGTATAATCAACCTTCAGGGAAAACTTGGGAAAATGCTTTGCCTATTGGTAATGGTTTTCTAGGTGCTATGGTTTATGGAAATGTTGAAAATGAAATTATCCAGTTAAATGAAAATACAGTATGGAGTGGTGGACCGAATAGAAATGATAATCCAAATGCTTTAGCTGCTTTGCCGGAAATTCGAAAAATGATTTTTGATGGAAAACATAAGGATGCTGAAAAATTAGCAAACCAGGCTTTTATTTCAAAAAAATCACAAGGGCAGATGTTTCAGCCGGTAGGGAATCTTAATTTAAGTTTTGAAGGACATGAAAAGTATTCTAATTATAGGAGAGAACTTAACATAGAAAATGCAATTTCAAAAACAAGTTATGAGGTTGATGGTGTAACTTATATGAGAGAGGCTTTTGTTTCATTTTCAGAAAGAGTGATTGTAATTCATCTTACGGCAAATAAAAAAGGGAGTCTTTCATTCACTGCTAATTATACTTCGCCCCATAAGATTAAGAATTTTTCAGTAAGCAATTCAAAAGATCTTGAAATCACAGGTATTACCAGTGATCATGAAGGAGTAAAAAGTTTGATTAATTTTAAAGGAATAACTCGTATCAAATTAGATAACGGAAAATTAGAACAAACTGATAATTCACTTATTGTAAAAAATGCCAATGCTGCTACTATTTTTATATCAATAGCTACAAATTTTAATAACTATAATGATGTAAGCGGTAATGAAGCGAAACGTGCTGCTGATTATATGAATGCAGCCTATGGAAAATCTTATGAAACCCTTAAGAAGAAACATATTGCTGCCTATCAAAAATATTTCAATCGGGTGAAATTAGATTTGGGGACAACTCCGGCAGCTGATTTGCCAACAGATGAGCGTTTGAAAAATTTTAGAAATACAAATGACCCACAATTTGTAGCATTATATTATCAGTATGGCCGCTATTTATTGATATCTTCTTCACAGCCTGGAGGACAACCGGCTAATTTACAGGGAATTTGGAATAACAGTCTTACTCCGGCCTGGGACAGTAAATATACTATTAATATAAATGCTGAAATGAATTATTGGCCTGCTGAAAAAACCAATCTTTCAGAACTACACCAACCTTTTTTAGAAATGGTAAAAGATCTAGCTGTGACGGGACAAGAAACTGCCAAAACCATGTATGGTACAAGAGGATGGATGGCACATCATAATACTGATATTTGGCGGGCTACTGGTGCTGTGGATGGTGCTTTCTGGGGATTATGGACAGCAGGAGGCGGATGGGCCAGTCAGCATTTATGGGAACATTATCTTTATAAAGGGGATAAAGAATTTTTAGCATCTATATATCCTGTACTAAAAGGTGCAGCCTTATTTTATGTAGATTTTCTGGTAGAACATCCTAAATATAAATGGATGGTTGTAAATCCGGGGAATTCTCCGGAAAATGCACCACAGGCTCATAATGGTTCATCGCTTGATGCAGGAACAACAATGGATAATCAAATCGTTTATGATGTTTTTTCTACCACAATTCGGGCAGCACAAATTTTAAAAGAAGATGCTATTTTAATAGATACGTTGCAACAGTTACGCAGTCGATTGGCTCCGATGCATGTGGGAAAACACAATCAGCTTCAAGAATGGTTGGATGATATTGATGATCCTAAAGACAATCATCGTCACGTTTCTCACCTTTACGGATTGTTTCCATCTAATCAAATTTCGGCATACAAGACACCTGAATTATTTGCTGCTTCTAAAAATACTTTGCTTCAACGAGGCGATGTTTCCACGGGTTGGAGTATGGGCTGGAAAATTAACTGGTGGGCAAAATTGCAAGATGGAAATCATGCTTTTTCGCTTATAAAAAATCAACTTACTCCTTTAGGTGTAAATTCAGGAGGTGGGGGAACTTATAATAATCTTTTTGATGCGCATCCTCCATTTCAGATTGATGGAAATTTTGGTTGTACTTCGGGAATTACAGAAATGTTAGTTCAAAGTTCTGACGGAGCTATTCATTTGCTTCCGGCATTAGCTGATGTTTGGCCAGATGGTAGCGTTGAAGGAATACGTGCTCGAGGTGGTTTCGAAATTGTAGAGATGAAATGGAAGAATTATAAACTTACCAAATTAGTTGTAAAATCAACATTAGGAGGGAATCTAAGATTGCGTTTACCAAATAATCTCAAACAAAAATCAGGTGCTGAATTAGCAATGGCAAATGGAGAAAATCCGAATCCTTTTTATTTTGTTGATGAAACGGCACAAGCCATTATATCTGAAAAATCCAATATAAAACCACTTGAGCTTAAACCTATAATATTGGTTGATATTGAAACAAAAAAAGGGAATGTTTACACATTTGTTAGTAAATAAAACAATTTTATAAAAATTAAAAATAGGACTAAAATGAAAAAAAAATTAAATCTACTTTTTGCTTTCACACTATTATTTTTTGGAACAAATACATTTGCCCAAAATCCTAAATTTCATATTTATCTCTGTTTAGGGCAGTCTAATATGGAAGGCTATGCTAAAATTGAACCCCAGGATACTATAGTAAATAAGCGTTTTCAGGTTTTAGAAGCAGTAGATTGTGATAATTTGAACAGAAAAAAAGGACAATGGTACACAGCAGTTCCGCCTTTGAGTCGTTGTACTACAGGACTTAGCCCGGCAGATTATTTTGGAAGAGAAATGATTGCTAATCTTCCGCAAGATGTAAAAGTTGGTGTTATCAATGTAGCTGTGGGAGGATGTAAAATCGAACTTTTTGACAAAGATAATTATGAAGCTTACGTGAGTACAGCACCACAATGGTTGAAATCGATGGTGTCTCAATATGACGGGAACCCTTATGCCAGATTGGTAGAAATGGCTAAAATTGCTCAGAAAGACGGAGTGATAAAAGGAATATTATTACATCAGGGAGAATCGAATACTGGTGATACGCTTTGGACAAAAAAGGTAAAAGTAGTTTATGATAATTTATTGAAAGATTTAAATCTTAAAGCTGAATCTACGCCTTTATTGGCTGGAGAAGTGGTTCATGCAGACCAAAATGGGGTATGTGCCGGTATGAATAAAATTATTGCCACTTTGCCTCAAACAATCCCCAATTCCTATGTGATTTCTTCCAGCGGATGCCAGGATGGTGCAGATAATCTTCATTTTACAGCCGAAGGATATAGAGTGTTAGGGAAACGATATGCTGCAAAGATGCTTGAGATAATGAAAAAGAATAAAATTTAAATCAGGCTAGTCTTTTAAAATAACCAACCAAAAAAATATAAATATGAGATTGAATACCAAGGTTTTATTGGCGTTTTGTTGTTTGTCGATGATTGAAATTACAGCACAAAATCCTATCATCAAGCATATTTTTACTGCTGATCCTTCGCCAATAGTACATAAAGATACGCTGTTTTTATACACAGGGCATGATGTCGCTACCGAAGCTGATACTAATTATAAAATGGCCGATTGGCATGTGTTTTCTACAACTGATATGGCAACCTGGAAAGATCACGGGGCACCACTTTCGCCGAGTACTTTTTCGTGGGCTACAGGTGATGCTTATGCCGCACAGTGTATCGAGAGAAACGGGAAATTTTACTGGTTTGTTTCGACCTTTCATAAAAAAGATGGAGTTAGTGGAGGCGGAGCAGCTATAGGAGTTGCTGTTTCAGATACGCCTACAGGTCCTTTTAAAGATGCCATTGGTAAAGCTCTTGTGATAAACGAAATGACCAAAGATTTACCTCACGCTTGGGATGATATTGATCCTACCGTATTTGTGGATGATGACGGACAAGCTTACATGTTTTGGGGGAATGGAAGCTGTAAATGGGTGAAATTGAAAGAGAACATGATAGAAATGGATGGTCCTATTGCCACTTTTAAACCTAAAAATTATATTGAAGGACCTTGGGTTTATAAAAGAAAAGGACTTTATTATTTGGTATATGCCAGTGCAGGTACAAAACCGGAAATGATTGAATATTGTACCGCTACAAATCCCGCAGGTCCATGGACATACCAGGGGATTATTCAGGAAAATGTACCTAACAGTTTTACGACACATCCGGGAATTATTGATTATAAAGGAAACTCATACTTTTTTTATCATAACGGAACTTTGCCTACAGGAGGTAGTTACAGACGCTCTGTTTGTGTAGATTATATGTATTATAATGAGGATGGAACTATTCAGAAAATAGTACAAACTACTGAAGGTGTAAAAGCTTTAAAATAAAAATTGACATGAAAATAAGAGATACTTTTTTTTATATTGTTTTGCTGGTTGGTTTAACAATTACTACTAATTATGCTCAGGAAAATAAAGCTAAAAATCCATTGATTTATGCAGATGTTCCTGATTTATCAATGATTAGAGTAGGTGATACTTATTATATGAGTAGCACTACAATGCACGTTAATCCGGGAGTTCCAATTATGAAATCTACTGATTTAGTAAATTGGAAACTTGTCAATTATGCATATGAAACATTAGAAGATGACAATGACAGGCTCAATTTAGATAATGGAAAAAATGATTATGGCAGAGGTTCATGGGCTAGCTGTTTGCGTTTCCATGAAGGAATTTATTATGTAAGTACTTTTTCAGGAACAACGGGTAAAACATATATTTTTTCTACAAAAAATTTAGAAAAAGGACCTTGGAAAAAAATAGTATTAAACAACTCATACCACGATCACTCCATTCTTTTTGATGATGATGGAAAAGTGTATATGGTTTGGGGAGCAGGAAAAATTCAAATTATAGAGCTAAATAAGGATCTTTCAGGAGTAAAAGAAGAAACTAAAAGAGTCTTAATAGAAAATGCAAGTGCTCCTGCTGGAAACAATATAATGTTGCAATCTGAAGGTTCTCAACTTTTTAAAATTAACGGAAAATATTATTTATTTAATATCAACTGGCCAAGAGGAGGAATGCGTACTGTAATTATTCATCGTGCCGATAACATCAATGGTCCTTGGGAAGGAAAAGTGGGATTGCAAGATCAGGGTGTGGCACAAGGTGGACTTATCGATACTCCAGATGGTAGATGGTTTTCTTATTTATTTAAAGATGCCGGAGGTGTGGGACGTATTCCTTATTTAGTTCCGGTTAAATGGGAAGATGGCTGGCCAATATTAGGAGTGAATGGAAAAGTTCCTGAATATTTAGATTTACCACCAAGCAAAGGATTGATTCCTGGAATTGTAAATTCAGATGAGTTTACACGTAAAAGAAGTGATCAAGATTTGTCTTTAGTTTGGCAATGGAATCATAACCCAGACAATTCACTTTGGTCTGTGAGAGAGAGAAAAGGGTATTTAAGATTAAAAACAGCCAGAATAGACAGCAGTTTTGTTCAGGCTAAAAATACCTTGACTCAAAGAACTTTTGGACCTGAAAGTTCGGCTTCAACAATGCTTGAGATTTCTAAAATGAAAGAAGGAGACATGGCAGGACTTGCTTTACTGCAAAAAGAATTTGGATTAATAGCGGTGAAAATTGAAAATGGTTCTAAAAAAATTGTAATGATTGATGCTTCCAAAGGAATTCCAAAAGAAATTGCAAGTGTAACTGTAAACCAAGACAAAGTATATTTTAAAGCAGAATGTGATTTTAAAGATAGAGCAGATAAAGGAAAGTTTTATTACAGTTTGGACGGAAAAGAATGGATTAGTATTGGGAACACTATAAAGTTACCTTACACACTTCCACATTTTATGGGATACCGTTTTGGTCTGTTTAATTATGCTACAAAAAATACGGGTGGATATGTAGATTTTGATTGGTTCAGAATTAAATAAAGATTGAGTATGGTTATAAATAAATTTTATAAGCAGGATTATCATCGAATTATCCAATTTTTTGTACTGATTCTTATTTTGATAGTTCCGGCTTTGGCCATAAGCCAAAACAAAAAGAAAACCGTAAAATCAGCAATCAAAACATCTCAATATCGTAATCTTTTTAAAGAAGCAGGTTACAGTCAGGTTGAAATAGACCAGAAATTAGCTAAAGCTTATTATGATATTTTTGAAGGTCCAAATCGTGTTTATTTTAAAGAAGGCGATTCTTTAGGTTATGTTTCTGATGTTAAAAATAAAGATGCACGTACCGAAGGCATGTCTTATGGTATGATGGTAGCAGTTCAATTGGATAAAAAAGAGGTTTTTGATCGTCTTTGGCGTTGGTCGGTAAAATACATGCAGCATCAAAGTGGACCAAGAGAAGGCTACTTTGCTTGGAGTGTAAATCCAGAAACCAAGAAAAAGAATTCGCAGAATTCAGCTTCTGACGGGGAATTATATTATATAACCAGTTTACTATTTGCCTCTAATAAATGGGGTAATAATACTGGTATTGATTATTATAAAGAAGCTCGTAGAATATTAGATGCGATGTGGAAAAAAGATGGAACTGATAATGTATATAATCTGATTAATACTGAGCACAAGCAAATAAGTTTTGTACCTGAAGGAGGAAGTTACAATTGGACAGATCCTTCTTATCATTTGCCTGCTTTCTATGAAGTTTGGGCATTGTATGCTAAAGATGGACATGAGGAGTTTTATAAAGAATGTGCCAATGTTTCTCGTAATTTTTTGCATAAAGCCTGTCATCCTGTAACAGGTTTAAATGCAGATTATACAGAATTTAACGGTCAACCACATTCCACTCGATGGATGCCGGCAGCTTTTCGTTATGATTCCTGGCGTGTTCCAATGAATATTGCGATGGATTATACCTGGTATGGAAAAGATAAAAAATGGCAGGAAGATTACGCTAAGAGATTTCAAAATTTCCTTAAGTCTAAAGGATTAGAAACTTATGAGGATCAATTCAATCTGGACGGTTCTACTCCTGATTTTATTCTTCAGGCGGGTCCAGTTAAAAAGTTGAGACATTCTATAGGATTAGTATCTACGGCAGCAACTGCTTCACTTGTCAATAAAGATAAAGGAAGTGTAGATTTTGTTCGTGCAATTTGGAATGCTAAACTAGAGCCTTATGAAGATGGCTATTTTGATCCCTATTATGATGGTTTGATGTATCTCTTCAGTTTAATGCATCTTAGTGGAAATTATCAAATTATAGAGCCAGAAATTAATTGAAATTAAAATTTTTAAACTTAAAAAATAAAATATGAAACAGTATTTAAATGTTACGTTATTGGTATTTATTTTATCTAACTATTTGTGTTTAGGACAATCTATTGTGGAAGATTTTAAGCCTTCCACAGTCAATCAGCCTGGACAGGAATACCCACAAGTTAATTCTCAGGGCTACGCACGATTCAAAATTTTAGCTCCAGAAGCACAATCGGTTGTGGTGAGTCTTGGACTAGGAGGAGCAAAGGGAGGTACTGTTCTTACCAAAGGAGAGAATGGTTTTTGGATGGGAACTACAGCAGGAGCAATGGATGAAGGATTTCATTATTATCATGTAACTGTTGATGGAGGTGTTTTTAATGATCCCGGAGCCTTAAATTTTTATGGATCTACCCGTTGGGAAAGCGGAATAGAAATTCCAGCCCATGATCAGGATTTTTATGCATTAAAAAACGTTCCTCATGGTAATGTACAGCAAATTCTTTTTCCTTCAAAAAGTACTAACACTTCGCGCCGTGCTTATGTTTATACACCACCGGGTTATTCCAAAGAACAATCAAAACGTTTTCCTGTTTTGTACTTGCAACACGGTTGGGGCGAAGATGAAACCGCTTGGAGTAATCAAGGACGTGTTAACCTAATCATGGATAATTTAATAGCCGAAGGAAAAATAAAACCGTTTATCATAGTGATGACTTATGGTATGACCAATGAAGTTAAATGGGGCGGTATGGCAAGTTTTAAAATTGATGGTTTTCAAACGGTTCTTGTTGATGAATTAATTCCGTATGTCGATGCAAATTTCCGTACTCTGGCTAATCATGCAAATCGAGCCATGGCGGGACTTTCAATGGGAGGTATGGAAACAAAAACCATAACAATTAACAAACCGGAAGTTTTCTCGCATTACGCACTTTTGAGTGGTGGAACGTATAAGCTAGAAGATATTAAAGATAAATCTAAG
Protein-coding sequences here:
- a CDS encoding glycosyl hydrolase family 8, which produces MVINKFYKQDYHRIIQFFVLILILIVPALAISQNKKKTVKSAIKTSQYRNLFKEAGYSQVEIDQKLAKAYYDIFEGPNRVYFKEGDSLGYVSDVKNKDARTEGMSYGMMVAVQLDKKEVFDRLWRWSVKYMQHQSGPREGYFAWSVNPETKKKNSQNSASDGELYYITSLLFASNKWGNNTGIDYYKEARRILDAMWKKDGTDNVYNLINTEHKQISFVPEGGSYNWTDPSYHLPAFYEVWALYAKDGHEEFYKECANVSRNFLHKACHPVTGLNADYTEFNGQPHSTRWMPAAFRYDSWRVPMNIAMDYTWYGKDKKWQEDYAKRFQNFLKSKGLETYEDQFNLDGSTPDFILQAGPVKKLRHSIGLVSTAATASLVNKDKGSVDFVRAIWNAKLEPYEDGYFDPYYDGLMYLFSLMHLSGNYQIIEPEIN
- a CDS encoding alpha/beta hydrolase-fold protein, with the translated sequence MKQYLNVTLLVFILSNYLCLGQSIVEDFKPSTVNQPGQEYPQVNSQGYARFKILAPEAQSVVVSLGLGGAKGGTVLTKGENGFWMGTTAGAMDEGFHYYHVTVDGGVFNDPGALNFYGSTRWESGIEIPAHDQDFYALKNVPHGNVQQILFPSKSTNTSRRAYVYTPPGYSKEQSKRFPVLYLQHGWGEDETAWSNQGRVNLIMDNLIAEGKIKPFIIVMTYGMTNEVKWGGMASFKIDGFQTVLVDELIPYVDANFRTLANHANRAMAGLSMGGMETKTITINKPEVFSHYALLSGGTYKLEDIKDKSKVKLIFLSCGSKERPDGVKNAVTGLKEAGFNAVSYVSEGTGHEFQTWRRSFKELAPLLFKD